TCCAGGTCGGACTGCGCGAAGTTCTCGACCGGGGCCGCGACGCCGCCATCATCACCCTCGTGGATCGCGCGCCAGTCGGCGCCGCCACGGTGCAACTGCTGCGCGACGCCTTCGCATTCGCTCCCCAGAATATCTGGGCCGTTGTGCCTGAAGTCTCCGGCAAACATGGCCATCCCTATCTTGTGGGCCGCGAATTGATCGAAGTCTTTCTGCAAGCGACTCCCACTGCAAGCGCCCGCGACATCGAGCATCGCTATCAGGATCGCATTCAGTACGTCGTGGTGAATGATCCCTTCGTGGCGCTGAACGTGAATACTCCCGAAGATTATGCCGCGCTCGCGACCAAGAGCTCATCGAAAGCGTGATCGGAATTGAGAGAAAATTTGCGCAGCGCAGCTTCCTCACGGTATCGTCGAAGGGCATGAGCACACTTGGGGCGCGCGCGTTACATCCGGCACAGCAAGAGTTTCTCGACTCCGTTCTGCGGCTGAAACCGCGGGTGGCGGCGTTTGATTGCGACGGAACGCTCTGGTCCGGCGATGCGGGAGAGCGGTTCTTCGACTGGGAGATCAATCGGGGCCTCGTCCGGCACGAAGTTGGCCTCGCGATGCGCGCCCGCTACGTTGAGTACAAAGCTGGCCAGGTAAGCGAAGACGACATGTGCGGCGAGATGGTCACCATGCATAAAGGAATGTCTGAGGCGATCGTGACAAAGGCCGCGGCAGAGTTCATGGCGCGCGATTTCTCCGGCCGCATTTTTCCCGAGATGCAGGAACTGGTTTGCCGATTGCATGAGAACCGATGTGACGTATGGGCGGTCTCTTCGTCGAACGAGTGGCTTATCCGCGCGGGCATGACAGGATTTGGGATCGATTACGACCACATTCTGGCCGCAAAAGTCGAAGTCGAGCACGGCGTAATTACCGATCGACTCGTGCGCGTTCCATCGGGGCCGGGCAAGCCGAAAGCGTTGCGCGAAGTCGCCGGGAATAATATCGATGCAGCTTTCGGCAACTCTCGCTGGGACGCCGAAATGCTCGCCATGTCTGCGCATGCCTTCGCGGTAAATCCTAATCCCGACCTTGCAATCATGGCTCGCGAGCGCGGCTGGACCGTTTATTTCCCCGACGGAACGGGCCGGTAATCTCGATTTCTGAGCCGGCTAAAATTTGCCAGGCGTCAGCGAGGGCTCGCCGCTCTCACCCGCAACGCAGCTACAATTTGAGGATATGTACTCGGCGCAAATGCTCGATCACTTCGAGAATCCGCGAAACGCGGGCGAGGTTGTGGCCGCGGACGCGATCGCGGAAATCGAAAATCCGGTTTGCGGAGACGTGCTTCGGCTGACATTGAAGGTCAGTTCCGGACGGATTGCCGAGATTCGATTCAAGGCCAAGGGATGCGTGCCATCGATGGCCTGCGGCTCGGCGTTGACGGAACTGGTTGCGGGAAAAACTCTGGATGAAGCGCGGCGGCTCGGGCGCGATCCGTTGATCACCGCCGTCGGAGGGATGCCACAAGCTTCCACCCATGCCGCGCAACTGGCGTTGGACGCGCTCTCGGCCGCTCTGCTTCAACTCAGGACTTGACCGGACAAATCGACTCGAACGCAATTTGAGTCCAGCGTCGTACTATGGCCAGCTCACATACTGCGAACCGCATTGCCTGCCTTCAACCCAGTGCAACCGTCATACTTGACGCTGTGGGCGAACTGGGGCGAGTGGTGGCATGCACGCGCTATTGCGCGGACGTTGTTCCAGGAGTCGCCGACGGTTTACGCACAATTCTTGCCGATTCGTGGACCGCCGACACTTCCCAGATCGCGGCCGCGCAGCCTGATCTAGTAATTGCGGCCGTACCCTATCAGGAAAAAGCAGTGAGCGAAATCCTGCGCGCGGGCGTGCGTTTTTTGGGCCTGGCGCCGAAGAACCTCCGGGATGTTTATACCGATATCGGAACCATCGCCGGCGCGGTGGGGGCGACGGATCGAGGCGAAGCCGTTATCGCGAGCATGCAGCGGCAGATCGACGAAGTTCGCGGGCGCGTGTTGGCCGCCGACCGACCCAGAGTCTGGTGCGAGGAATGGGGCAAGCCGCTCATCGCTTCGCAGG
Above is a window of Candidatus Sulfotelmatobacter sp. DNA encoding:
- a CDS encoding haloacid dehalogenase-like hydrolase produces the protein MIGIERKFAQRSFLTVSSKGMSTLGARALHPAQQEFLDSVLRLKPRVAAFDCDGTLWSGDAGERFFDWEINRGLVRHEVGLAMRARYVEYKAGQVSEDDMCGEMVTMHKGMSEAIVTKAAAEFMARDFSGRIFPEMQELVCRLHENRCDVWAVSSSNEWLIRAGMTGFGIDYDHILAAKVEVEHGVITDRLVRVPSGPGKPKALREVAGNNIDAAFGNSRWDAEMLAMSAHAFAVNPNPDLAIMARERGWTVYFPDGTGR
- a CDS encoding ABC transporter substrate-binding protein; this encodes MASSHTANRIACLQPSATVILDAVGELGRVVACTRYCADVVPGVADGLRTILADSWTADTSQIAAAQPDLVIAAVPYQEKAVSEILRAGVRFLGLAPKNLRDVYTDIGTIAGAVGATDRGEAVIASMQRQIDEVRGRVLAADRPRVWCEEWGKPLIASQAWVAELIEAAGGEFMGIAGRQLSAEQVCRQEPEVIITAWCGAGDRVPLEKIVGERGWQRTPAALSGRVFCVRDEFLNTPAPTLLQGLQALAFAIHPELFPGTKGIRQITAFPAS
- a CDS encoding iron-sulfur cluster assembly scaffold protein — translated: MYSAQMLDHFENPRNAGEVVAADAIAEIENPVCGDVLRLTLKVSSGRIAEIRFKAKGCVPSMACGSALTELVAGKTLDEARRLGRDPLITAVGGMPQASTHAAQLALDALSAALLQLRT
- a CDS encoding nucleotidyltransferase family protein, which produces MARAPSFAGVILAAGESSRMGTDKALLPWPPQDLGRAASQPPAWVAPKDTFLSTAIRSLLLAADFVVVVAGKNEAVLAPVAYANGASVAINPDPARGQFSSLQVGLREVLDRGRDAAIITLVDRAPVGAATVQLLRDAFAFAPQNIWAVVPEVSGKHGHPYLVGRELIEVFLQATPTASARDIEHRYQDRIQYVVVNDPFVALNVNTPEDYAALATKSSSKA